Proteins from one Cryptosporangium minutisporangium genomic window:
- a CDS encoding leucine--tRNA ligase has protein sequence MSEQNPGETGSGVAAADAPAHRYTATLAAAIEKRWQDRWEAEGTFHSPNPTGPLAAPTPGWHNDGGRPMFVMDMFPYPSGAGLHVGHPLGYIGTDVYARYHRMLGYNVLHPMGFDAFGLPAEQYAVQTGTHPRKTTEENIQRYRAQLRRLGFGHDSRRALATTDVGYYRWTQWIFLQIYNSWYDRDAGKARPIAELEAEFAAGTRSTPTPWAEMSRVEQRKLVDSYRLAYLSDAPVNWCPGLGTVLANEEVTADGRSERGNFPVFKRRLRQWKMRITAYADRLADDLDQVDWPESIKAMQRNWIGRSTGAYLDFRVATGAADGEARGRHSAPAAPIRVFTTRPDTVFGATYLVLAPEHPLLDAIVPDEWPADVPASWKGGAAGTGGAPTPADAVAAYQAAASAKSDIERSGDARQKTGVFTGAYAINPANGERLPVFVADYVLTGYGTGAIMAVPGQDERDWEFAEVFGLPIIRTVQPTEGFDGKAFTGEGPAINSGFLDGLGVAEAKKRILDWLVENGHGEATTTYKLRDWLFSRQRYWGEPFPVVYDEDGLPVALPDSMLPVELPEIDDYSPRTFDPDDADTDPEPPLARADEWVTVTLDLGDGPKQYRRETNTMPQWAGSCWYELRYLDPTDDGSFVDPANEQYWMGPTPAKPAGGVDLYVGGVEHAVLHLLYARFWHKVLFDLGHLRSSEPFGRLFNQGYIQAYAYTDERGTYIPADEVVEENGVYTWQGRPVNREYGKMGKSLKNVVTPDEMCADFGADTFRVYEMSMGPLDVSRPWETRAVVGSMRFLQRLWRTAVDEESGALRVTDEQADEKTRRLLHQTIEGVRGDLEGLRTNTAVSKLIELTNHVTSAYGNSAGTPREVVEAMALMVAPFAPHLAEELWEKLGHEESLTYHPFPVADPALLAAAEVEYPVQVNGKVRARITVPADADRDAVGAAALAEPKVAAMLGGAQPRKLIVVPGRIVTIVA, from the coding sequence ATGAGCGAGCAGAACCCCGGCGAGACCGGCTCCGGCGTCGCGGCCGCCGACGCGCCTGCCCACCGCTACACCGCCACGCTGGCCGCGGCGATCGAGAAGCGCTGGCAGGACCGCTGGGAGGCCGAGGGCACGTTCCACTCGCCGAACCCCACCGGTCCGCTGGCGGCTCCGACGCCCGGCTGGCACAACGACGGCGGCCGGCCGATGTTCGTGATGGACATGTTCCCCTACCCGTCCGGTGCCGGCCTGCACGTCGGGCACCCCCTGGGGTACATCGGCACCGACGTCTACGCCCGCTACCACCGGATGCTGGGCTACAACGTCCTGCACCCGATGGGTTTCGACGCATTCGGCCTGCCCGCCGAGCAGTACGCGGTGCAGACCGGCACCCACCCCCGGAAGACCACCGAGGAGAACATCCAGCGCTACCGGGCGCAGCTGCGCCGGCTGGGCTTCGGCCACGACAGCCGCCGAGCGCTGGCCACCACCGACGTCGGCTACTACCGCTGGACGCAGTGGATTTTCCTGCAGATCTACAACTCGTGGTACGACCGCGACGCCGGCAAGGCCCGTCCGATCGCCGAGCTGGAGGCCGAGTTCGCGGCCGGCACGCGTTCGACGCCGACGCCCTGGGCGGAGATGTCCCGGGTCGAGCAGCGCAAGCTGGTCGACAGCTACCGGCTGGCCTACCTGTCCGACGCGCCGGTCAACTGGTGCCCCGGCCTGGGCACGGTGCTGGCCAACGAGGAGGTCACCGCCGACGGTCGGTCGGAGCGCGGCAACTTCCCGGTGTTCAAGCGGCGGCTGCGCCAGTGGAAGATGCGCATCACCGCCTACGCCGATCGGCTGGCCGACGACCTGGACCAGGTGGACTGGCCGGAGTCGATCAAGGCCATGCAGCGCAACTGGATCGGCCGCTCGACCGGCGCCTACCTGGACTTCCGGGTAGCGACCGGCGCTGCGGACGGCGAGGCCCGCGGACGGCACTCCGCCCCGGCGGCCCCGATTCGGGTGTTCACCACCCGCCCGGACACGGTCTTCGGAGCGACGTACCTGGTGCTGGCGCCGGAGCATCCCCTGCTGGACGCGATCGTCCCGGACGAGTGGCCGGCCGACGTCCCCGCCTCCTGGAAGGGTGGCGCGGCCGGGACCGGTGGCGCGCCCACGCCGGCGGACGCCGTCGCGGCGTACCAGGCAGCCGCGTCCGCGAAGTCCGATATCGAGCGGTCCGGGGACGCGCGGCAGAAGACCGGTGTGTTCACCGGCGCGTACGCGATCAACCCGGCCAACGGTGAGCGGCTCCCGGTGTTCGTCGCCGACTACGTGCTGACCGGCTACGGCACCGGCGCGATCATGGCGGTGCCCGGCCAGGACGAGCGCGACTGGGAGTTCGCCGAGGTCTTCGGCCTGCCGATCATCCGGACCGTGCAGCCGACCGAGGGCTTCGACGGGAAGGCGTTCACCGGCGAGGGGCCGGCGATCAACTCCGGCTTCCTGGACGGGTTGGGCGTCGCCGAGGCCAAGAAGCGGATCCTCGACTGGCTGGTCGAGAACGGGCACGGCGAGGCGACCACCACCTACAAGCTGCGCGACTGGCTGTTCAGCCGTCAGCGGTACTGGGGTGAACCGTTCCCGGTGGTGTACGACGAGGACGGTCTGCCGGTCGCGCTGCCCGATTCGATGCTGCCGGTGGAGCTGCCGGAGATCGACGACTACTCGCCGCGCACGTTCGACCCGGACGACGCGGACACCGACCCGGAGCCGCCTCTGGCGCGCGCCGACGAGTGGGTGACGGTCACGCTGGACCTGGGTGACGGCCCGAAGCAGTACCGGCGCGAGACCAACACGATGCCGCAGTGGGCCGGTTCGTGCTGGTACGAGCTGCGCTACCTGGACCCGACCGACGACGGCTCGTTCGTCGACCCGGCCAACGAGCAGTACTGGATGGGCCCCACGCCCGCCAAGCCGGCCGGCGGCGTCGACCTGTACGTCGGCGGCGTCGAGCACGCCGTGCTGCACCTGCTGTACGCGCGGTTCTGGCACAAGGTGCTGTTCGACCTGGGCCACCTGCGCTCGTCCGAGCCGTTCGGGCGGCTGTTCAACCAGGGGTACATCCAGGCGTACGCCTACACCGACGAGCGCGGCACGTACATCCCGGCGGACGAGGTCGTCGAGGAGAACGGCGTTTACACCTGGCAGGGCCGGCCGGTGAACCGCGAGTACGGCAAGATGGGCAAATCGCTGAAGAACGTCGTCACTCCGGACGAGATGTGCGCCGACTTCGGTGCCGACACGTTCCGCGTGTACGAGATGTCCATGGGTCCGCTGGACGTGTCGCGTCCGTGGGAGACCCGCGCGGTCGTCGGCTCGATGCGGTTCCTGCAGCGGCTGTGGCGCACCGCGGTCGACGAGGAGTCCGGCGCGCTGCGGGTGACCGACGAGCAGGCCGACGAGAAGACCCGGCGGCTGCTGCACCAGACCATCGAGGGCGTCCGCGGTGACCTGGAGGGCCTGCGCACCAACACGGCGGTCTCCAAGCTGATCGAGCTGACCAACCACGTGACGTCGGCTTACGGCAACTCCGCCGGAACGCCGCGCGAGGTCGTGGAAGCGATGGCGCTGATGGTGGCGCCGTTCGCCCCGCACCTGGCCGAGGAGCTGTGGGAGAAGCTGGGCCACGAGGAGAGCCTGACCTACCACCCGTTCCCGGTCGCCGATCCCGCCCTGCTGGCGGCGGCCGAGGTCGAGTACCCGGTTCAGGTGAACGGCAAGGTGCGGGCCCGGATCACGGTCCCGGCCGACGCCGACCGGGACGCCGTAGGCGCGGCCGCGCTGGCCGAGCCGAAGGTCGCCGCGATGCTGGGCGGCGCGCAGCCCCGCAAGCTGATCGTGGTGCCGGGCCGGATCGTGACGATCGTGGCCTGA
- a CDS encoding MoxR family ATPase, translating to MENYGPPADFGGVRLVTDRIVANVERVIEGKTSTITLAVAVLLAEGHLLIEDVPGVGKTKLAKALARSIDGSVRRIQFTPDLLPSDVTGVSIYNPETRSFEFKPGPVFANLVVGDEINRASPHAQSALLECMEERQVTVDGVTYPLQNPFMVVATQNPTHMAGTYPLPEAQRDRFTARLAMGYPDRRSELAMLDGHGEEDPLNGLRPVCDGNEIRVLVESVRRIHVAEPVKWYVIDLVSATRNNPDLRLGASPRASLQLLRTARAFAAIEGRDYVLPDDIQRLAAPVLTHRLIPTEEAVFNRRTAEVILADLVARVPVPDARGGRRPR from the coding sequence CTGGAGAACTACGGTCCACCGGCTGATTTCGGTGGTGTCCGGCTCGTCACCGACCGGATCGTCGCCAACGTCGAGCGGGTGATCGAGGGCAAGACGTCGACGATCACGCTCGCGGTCGCCGTTCTCCTGGCCGAGGGTCACCTCTTGATCGAGGACGTGCCCGGTGTCGGAAAGACCAAACTCGCGAAGGCGCTCGCCCGCTCGATCGACGGTTCGGTCCGGCGCATCCAGTTCACCCCCGACCTGCTGCCGTCCGACGTCACCGGGGTGAGCATCTACAACCCGGAGACCCGCTCGTTCGAGTTCAAGCCGGGCCCGGTGTTCGCGAACCTGGTCGTCGGTGACGAGATCAACCGGGCGTCGCCGCACGCGCAGTCGGCGCTGCTGGAGTGCATGGAGGAGCGCCAGGTCACGGTCGACGGCGTGACCTATCCGCTGCAGAACCCGTTCATGGTCGTCGCCACCCAGAACCCGACGCACATGGCCGGTACCTACCCGCTGCCCGAGGCGCAGCGCGACCGGTTCACCGCCCGGCTGGCGATGGGCTACCCCGACCGTCGGTCGGAGCTGGCGATGCTCGACGGGCACGGCGAAGAGGATCCGCTCAACGGGCTGCGGCCGGTGTGCGACGGCAACGAGATCCGGGTGCTGGTCGAATCGGTCCGCCGGATCCACGTCGCGGAGCCGGTCAAGTGGTACGTCATCGACTTGGTCAGCGCCACCCGCAACAACCCCGACCTACGGCTGGGCGCGAGCCCGCGGGCCAGCCTGCAGCTCCTCCGCACCGCGCGGGCGTTCGCGGCGATCGAGGGCCGCGACTACGTCCTTCCCGACGACATCCAGCGGCTGGCGGCTCCGGTGCTCACCCACCGGCTGATCCCCACCGAGGAAGCCGTCTTCAACCGGCGAACCGCCGAGGTCATCCTCGCCGACCTGGTCGCCAGGGTTCCGGTGCCGGACGCCAGGGGCGGGCGTCGCCCCCGATGA
- a CDS encoding DUF58 domain-containing protein translates to MRAALRGLTTRGRSFLAAAAAATLSAFVLGERELLQVAGLLAALPVLAVIAVARTRYRLSCTRAVHPARIQAGMPAAVTLRLENLSRVPTGVLLLEEQLPAALGEPPRFVLDRLASRQSGSVEYPIRVDVRGRYEIGPLTVRLSDPFGLCELTRSFTRTERIIVTPQVAPLAAITLDGDRSGTSSSQPRSTMARGEDSVSTREYRHGDDRRRVHWRSTARTGELMVRREEQPRESTGTVLLDTRFGAHRGSGPASSLEWAVSTAASITCHLLRAGFDLHLVTDAGTDQAITTPTGESVALGLLAEIEASRIQSLGMALDRFHHERDQLLVAIVGLLSPEECSRLAAARTGGTSIAVLIDSTAWASLPAGAKAEADRKYQENIGRLSAAGWRVLPARPGARISSLWTLAGGHGAGPGAAIGPSSGGAGSGYGTTNGHGTTNGYGASHGIGVPDGHGLTNGYGTTNGFGATNGNGGRPGAAG, encoded by the coding sequence ATCCGAGCCGCCCTCCGGGGTCTCACGACCCGCGGCCGCAGTTTCCTCGCGGCCGCGGCGGCCGCGACGCTGTCCGCGTTCGTGCTTGGTGAACGAGAGCTCCTCCAGGTCGCCGGCCTGCTGGCGGCGCTCCCGGTGCTGGCCGTGATCGCGGTGGCCCGGACGCGATACCGGCTGTCCTGCACCCGTGCGGTCCATCCGGCCCGGATCCAGGCGGGCATGCCGGCCGCCGTGACGCTGCGGCTGGAGAACCTGTCCCGCGTCCCGACCGGCGTCCTGCTGCTCGAGGAACAGCTGCCCGCAGCGCTCGGCGAGCCGCCGCGGTTCGTGCTCGACCGGCTGGCCAGCCGGCAGTCCGGCAGCGTGGAGTACCCGATCCGGGTGGACGTCCGGGGCCGGTACGAGATCGGGCCGCTGACCGTCCGGCTCTCGGACCCGTTCGGCCTCTGCGAGCTCACCAGGTCGTTCACCCGCACCGAGCGGATCATCGTCACCCCGCAGGTCGCTCCGCTGGCCGCGATCACGCTGGACGGCGACCGGTCCGGGACCAGTTCCAGCCAGCCGCGGTCCACGATGGCGCGCGGCGAGGACTCGGTCAGCACCCGCGAGTACCGCCACGGCGACGACCGCCGCCGGGTGCACTGGAGGTCGACCGCCCGCACCGGCGAGCTGATGGTGCGCCGGGAGGAGCAGCCTCGGGAGTCCACCGGCACCGTCCTCCTCGACACCCGGTTCGGCGCCCACCGCGGCAGCGGCCCGGCGTCCAGCCTGGAGTGGGCGGTGAGTACGGCCGCGAGCATCACCTGTCACCTGTTGCGGGCCGGATTCGACCTGCATCTGGTCACCGACGCCGGCACCGACCAGGCGATCACGACACCCACCGGCGAGAGCGTCGCGCTCGGGCTGCTGGCCGAGATCGAGGCGAGCCGGATCCAGTCGCTCGGCATGGCCCTCGACCGGTTCCACCACGAGCGTGACCAGCTACTGGTGGCGATCGTCGGCCTGCTGAGCCCGGAAGAGTGCAGCCGGCTGGCCGCCGCGCGGACCGGCGGCACGTCGATCGCCGTACTGATCGACTCGACCGCGTGGGCGTCCCTGCCGGCCGGCGCGAAGGCCGAGGCCGACCGCAAGTACCAAGAGAACATCGGCCGCCTTTCGGCCGCCGGGTGGAGGGTGCTCCCGGCACGGCCGGGAGCGCGCATCAGCAGTCTGTGGACGCTGGCGGGCGGGCACGGCGCGGGGCCGGGTGCGGCGATCGGACCCTCGTCCGGAGGCGCCGGATCCGGCTACGGGACGACGAACGGCCACGGGACGACGAACGGCTACGGGGCTTCGCACGGCATCGGGGTGCCCGACGGGCACGGCCTGACGAACGGTTACGGAACCACCAACGGGTTCGGCGCCACCAACGGCAACGGTGGGCGCCCGGGAGCGGCTGGATGA
- a CDS encoding DUF3488 and transglutaminase-like domain-containing protein: protein MNRRTHVSMVAGIATLLSATSLTGVLEGWSWLPVVAGSIIVVTLAGVGARALRTPPWLQPVVGAVAVLLYTTVVFGHDRFLGIVPTPATIAGLRTDVSTAFADIAELAAPVPPRPGILLLAVCGVGLVAILVDLLASVLGRAALAGLPLLGLYTVPVAVDREGIGWLPFALGAAGFCWLLAAQHGTTLRRWGRPFGTGNPAAPDPLRGVGALVAGRLAVFGILLAVLLPAGVPAMSAEGLHSLFKGGLPGTGSGRTVTAINPVTELRGQLNQEDPVEMLRVRTNDADPFYLKLATLERFNGSGWTLRDMKAKPEARVRNGVPNVSGIDAGIPTRSQESSIEIVGLSQSRYLPLYSNPTSVEVDGDWRFDRGSEAVFSTVDTTEGLEYSFQSRRVVYSSEMLRDAPEPQANSDLVRRYTEIDDPVASVQRQVDELVEGRTSQYEKAVALNSFFSTENGFVYDLKTAAGTTESAIVSFLETRRGYCEQYASAMAYMARLAGLPARVAIGFGGGTRNGDFWSVTSHDAHAWVEIHFAGIGWVPFDPTPADGAGQSGDLAWVDSEVTDPGEVTGQTPAEEREAAAAPAAPRAEPTPSKSVDTAKKDEDKDKDDGPSLLEIIRTILIWALGGLVVLALVIAPALVRRWVRTQRLVAAVGGGDPAAAAHAAWDEVVDTLVDLDSAAETSADTPRVLAQRLRADGLDGSAQGALALLAQAEEQARYAPRVTAVPGLAQAVVTVRAALHQRTPRRRRIMAEFVPASTLERVGSAVRSLPQRARGK, encoded by the coding sequence ATGAACCGACGCACTCACGTCTCGATGGTCGCGGGCATCGCGACCCTGTTGTCCGCGACGTCGCTGACCGGCGTCCTGGAGGGCTGGTCCTGGCTGCCGGTGGTCGCCGGCAGCATCATCGTCGTGACGCTGGCCGGCGTCGGCGCTCGCGCGCTGCGGACGCCGCCCTGGCTGCAGCCGGTGGTGGGCGCGGTGGCCGTGCTGCTCTACACCACGGTCGTGTTCGGGCACGATCGCTTCCTCGGTATCGTCCCGACGCCGGCCACGATCGCCGGCCTCCGCACCGATGTCTCCACCGCGTTCGCCGACATCGCCGAGCTGGCCGCCCCGGTACCGCCCCGGCCCGGAATCCTGCTGCTCGCGGTCTGCGGTGTGGGACTGGTCGCGATCCTCGTCGACCTCCTCGCGTCGGTGCTCGGGCGGGCTGCGCTGGCCGGTCTCCCGCTGCTCGGCCTGTACACGGTGCCCGTCGCGGTCGACCGCGAGGGCATCGGCTGGCTCCCGTTCGCGCTCGGCGCCGCCGGCTTCTGCTGGCTGCTCGCCGCTCAGCACGGCACTACGCTGCGGCGCTGGGGCCGACCGTTCGGTACCGGCAACCCCGCTGCCCCGGACCCGCTGCGCGGAGTCGGAGCCCTGGTCGCCGGCCGACTCGCGGTGTTCGGCATCCTCCTGGCCGTGCTGCTGCCGGCCGGTGTCCCGGCGATGTCCGCGGAGGGCCTGCACTCGCTGTTCAAGGGCGGTCTGCCGGGCACCGGCAGCGGCCGGACCGTCACCGCGATCAACCCGGTCACCGAGCTGCGCGGACAGCTCAACCAGGAGGACCCGGTCGAGATGCTGCGGGTCCGCACCAACGACGCCGATCCGTTCTACCTGAAGCTGGCCACGCTGGAGCGGTTCAACGGCAGCGGCTGGACGCTCCGCGACATGAAAGCCAAGCCGGAGGCCCGGGTGCGCAACGGCGTGCCGAACGTCTCCGGCATCGACGCGGGCATCCCGACTCGTTCCCAGGAGTCGTCGATCGAGATCGTCGGGCTCAGCCAGTCGCGCTACCTGCCGCTCTACTCCAACCCGACCTCGGTCGAGGTGGACGGCGACTGGCGGTTCGACCGCGGCTCGGAAGCCGTGTTCAGCACCGTGGACACCACCGAAGGGCTCGAGTACTCGTTCCAGTCCCGGCGGGTCGTCTACAGCTCCGAAATGCTCCGGGACGCGCCGGAGCCGCAGGCGAACAGCGACCTCGTCCGCCGGTACACCGAGATCGACGATCCGGTGGCCAGCGTGCAGAGGCAGGTGGACGAACTCGTCGAGGGCAGGACTTCGCAGTACGAGAAGGCCGTCGCGCTCAACAGCTTCTTCTCCACGGAGAACGGCTTCGTCTACGACCTGAAGACGGCCGCCGGCACCACCGAGAGCGCGATCGTCTCGTTCCTCGAAACCCGGCGCGGCTACTGCGAGCAGTACGCGTCCGCGATGGCGTACATGGCCCGGTTGGCGGGGCTCCCGGCCCGGGTGGCGATCGGCTTCGGGGGCGGCACCCGGAACGGCGACTTCTGGTCGGTCACCAGCCACGACGCACACGCCTGGGTGGAGATTCACTTCGCGGGCATCGGCTGGGTGCCGTTCGACCCGACGCCGGCGGATGGCGCGGGGCAGTCCGGTGACCTGGCCTGGGTCGACAGCGAGGTCACCGATCCGGGCGAAGTCACCGGCCAGACCCCGGCCGAGGAGAGGGAGGCCGCGGCGGCGCCGGCCGCCCCCAGGGCCGAGCCGACGCCGAGCAAGTCGGTCGACACCGCCAAGAAGGACGAGGACAAGGACAAGGACGACGGGCCGTCGTTGCTGGAGATCATCCGCACGATCCTGATCTGGGCGCTCGGCGGCCTCGTGGTGCTGGCGCTGGTGATCGCGCCTGCCCTGGTGCGACGTTGGGTGCGGACGCAGCGGCTGGTGGCGGCGGTCGGCGGCGGCGACCCGGCTGCGGCTGCACACGCGGCGTGGGACGAGGTCGTCGACACGCTCGTCGACCTGGACAGCGCGGCGGAGACCAGCGCGGACACACCGCGCGTGCTGGCTCAACGGCTCCGGGCGGACGGGCTGGACGGCTCGGCGCAAGGAGCGTTGGCGTTGCTGGCGCAGGCGGAGGAGCAAGCGCGGTACGCGCCGCGCGTCACGGCGGTGCCCGGGCTGGCCCAAGCCGTCGTCACCGTACGGGCGGCGCTGCACCAGCGGACGCCACGGCGACGCCGCATCATGGCCGAGTTCGTGCCGGCCTCGACGCTGGAGCGCGTCGGCTCGGCCGTCCGCTCGCTCCCCCAGCGGGCGCGCGGCAAGTAG
- a CDS encoding DUF3040 domain-containing protein, giving the protein MPLSENEQRLLEQIERGLLADDPKFADKVRSTDPRHRAVRRGALAVALFLAGVAIMVFGLVSKIAPGGVPLLGILGFVVMFGAAVLGVQSYLYTGRGEQRPLHAVGSEPKTKGRSRGHRSSLLDRLEERWRRRADEDR; this is encoded by the coding sequence GTGCCGCTCTCTGAGAACGAGCAAAGGCTGCTCGAGCAGATCGAGCGCGGCTTGCTCGCGGATGATCCGAAGTTCGCGGACAAGGTGCGCTCGACCGACCCCCGGCATCGCGCAGTCCGACGTGGTGCGCTCGCGGTCGCTCTGTTCCTCGCTGGTGTTGCGATCATGGTCTTCGGCCTGGTCAGCAAGATCGCCCCTGGTGGAGTGCCGCTGCTGGGGATCCTCGGTTTCGTCGTGATGTTCGGTGCCGCCGTGCTGGGGGTCCAGTCCTACCTGTACACCGGACGCGGTGAACAGAGGCCCCTCCACGCCGTCGGTAGCGAGCCGAAGACCAAGGGACGGAGCCGGGGGCACCGGTCGTCGCTTCTCGATCGCCTCGAGGAGCGGTGGCGGCGCCGGGCCGACGAGGATCGCTGA
- a CDS encoding DNA polymerase IV, which translates to MGRSQGLGRVGPGDGSADDTGCRILHVDMDAFFVSVEVRRDPSLRGRPVVVGGTGPRGVVSSASYEARRFGVRSAMPTARARRLCPQAVYIQPQHGAYTEVSTAVMKIFRDVTPLVEPLSLDEAFLDVAGAQRLLGSPARIGQLIRERVHDEQQITCSVGVATTKFVAKLASTLCKPDGLQVVAADGVLDFLHPLPVGALWGVGDRTGEQLDRLGLKTVGDLARLPLPVLRRSVGAAQSAHLHALAWGRDPRSVVPDTADKSIGAEETFDVDQSDSETINRELLRLAEKTAARLRSTGQVGRTVVIKVRFADFSTVNRSRTLPSPTDGTQEIYDTARRLYVGLSPTMPIRLVGVRVEGIGSAAAVARQPTLGEADRGWTEADRAVDAAVRRFGIGAVRPAALVRPADRGERKGQKVPKEGYGEGNGQP; encoded by the coding sequence ATGGGTAGGAGTCAAGGGCTGGGGCGGGTGGGGCCGGGGGACGGGTCCGCCGACGACACCGGGTGCCGGATCCTGCACGTCGACATGGACGCGTTCTTCGTCTCGGTCGAGGTCCGCCGCGATCCCTCGCTGCGGGGACGCCCGGTGGTGGTCGGCGGCACCGGCCCACGCGGGGTCGTCTCGTCCGCCAGCTACGAAGCGCGCCGGTTCGGGGTGCGGAGCGCGATGCCGACCGCCCGGGCCCGGCGGCTGTGTCCACAGGCCGTGTACATCCAGCCCCAGCACGGCGCCTACACCGAGGTATCCACCGCGGTGATGAAAATCTTCCGCGACGTCACGCCGTTGGTCGAGCCGCTCAGCCTCGACGAGGCGTTCCTCGACGTCGCCGGCGCCCAGCGGCTGCTCGGCTCCCCGGCCCGGATCGGGCAGTTGATCCGCGAGCGGGTCCACGACGAGCAGCAGATCACCTGCTCGGTCGGCGTCGCGACGACCAAGTTCGTGGCCAAGCTCGCTTCGACGCTGTGCAAGCCCGACGGTCTGCAGGTGGTGGCGGCCGACGGCGTCCTCGATTTCCTGCACCCGCTCCCGGTCGGTGCGCTCTGGGGCGTCGGCGACCGCACGGGCGAGCAGCTCGACCGGCTGGGTCTCAAGACCGTCGGTGACCTCGCCCGGCTGCCGTTGCCGGTGCTCCGTCGCTCGGTGGGGGCGGCGCAATCCGCTCACCTGCACGCGTTGGCCTGGGGCCGCGACCCGCGGTCGGTCGTCCCGGACACGGCCGACAAGTCGATCGGGGCCGAAGAGACGTTCGACGTCGACCAGTCGGATTCGGAAACGATCAATCGGGAACTACTCCGTCTAGCGGAGAAGACGGCGGCCCGTCTGCGGTCGACCGGGCAGGTGGGGAGAACAGTCGTGATCAAGGTACGGTTCGCGGACTTCTCCACGGTCAACCGGTCGCGCACGTTGCCGTCGCCGACCGACGGCACCCAAGAGATCTACGACACAGCGCGGCGATTGTATGTTGGGTTGTCGCCCACGATGCCGATCCGTCTGGTCGGTGTCCGGGTGGAAGGGATCGGTTCGGCGGCGGCAGTCGCTCGCCAGCCGACGCTCGGGGAAGCCGACCGCGGCTGGACCGAAGCCGACCGCGCGGTGGACGCGGCAGTGCGGCGATTCGGAATCGGTGCGGTTCGTCCGGCGGCGTTGGTGCGTCCGGCGGATCGTGGGGAAAGAAAAGGTCAGAAGGTCCCGAAAGAGGGCTACGGGGAGGGAAACGGACAGCCGTGA
- a CDS encoding nucleotide pyrophosphatase/phosphodiesterase family protein has product MTTAPPAEPGGSTALGAPVPPAYGRRSAAELLPAAVRALGVRLDEADGQSPDGEYSDRLRLPAANRVCVLIVDGLGTALLRQHTADAPFLASLDGEPPLTVGFPSTTATSMAGFGTGLPPGEHGMFGYQVRDPERGVLLNLLRWDKTTVPERWQPRPTVFEQAVAAGLPGFHVGPGAFAQSPLTRAVWRGPEYRPADSPGALVARTAEAVAEQPRSLTVAYYSTVDGTGHVYGSRSAAWRHELAVADRMVERLAAALPPDALLVVTGDHGMVDPPVRIDLDAYPALGEGVALLGGEARARHVYAVPGAADDVLAAWAETLGNAAWVLSRDAAVEAGWFGPRVRPELLGRLGDVIVAAGPETALIATEQEPRESRLVGLHGSIAQSDLEVPLLLAREGRSVGGTA; this is encoded by the coding sequence GTGACGACCGCCCCTCCGGCCGAGCCCGGCGGCTCGACCGCGCTCGGTGCGCCGGTCCCACCCGCGTACGGGCGTCGGTCCGCGGCGGAACTGCTGCCGGCGGCGGTCCGGGCGCTCGGCGTCCGCCTCGACGAGGCGGACGGTCAGTCCCCCGACGGCGAATACTCGGACCGGCTGCGGCTACCGGCTGCGAACCGGGTCTGCGTCTTGATCGTGGACGGTCTGGGCACGGCTCTGCTGCGGCAGCACACCGCCGACGCGCCTTTCCTCGCGTCGCTCGACGGGGAGCCACCGCTGACCGTCGGCTTCCCGTCCACGACCGCGACGAGCATGGCCGGCTTCGGCACCGGGCTGCCGCCGGGCGAGCACGGGATGTTCGGCTACCAAGTGCGCGATCCCGAGCGCGGTGTGCTGCTCAACCTGCTGCGCTGGGACAAGACGACCGTGCCGGAGCGGTGGCAGCCCCGGCCGACCGTGTTCGAGCAAGCGGTGGCGGCCGGCCTACCGGGGTTCCACGTCGGTCCGGGGGCGTTCGCGCAATCCCCACTGACCCGAGCGGTCTGGAGAGGGCCGGAGTACCGGCCGGCGGACAGCCCCGGCGCATTGGTGGCCCGCACGGCGGAGGCGGTCGCTGAACAACCGCGCTCGCTGACCGTCGCCTACTACTCGACGGTCGACGGCACCGGGCACGTCTACGGGTCGCGTTCGGCCGCCTGGCGGCACGAGCTCGCGGTGGCCGACCGGATGGTGGAGCGGCTGGCCGCGGCGCTGCCCCCGGACGCCCTGCTGGTCGTCACCGGTGATCACGGCATGGTCGACCCTCCCGTCCGGATCGACCTGGACGCTTATCCCGCGCTCGGCGAGGGGGTGGCACTGCTCGGCGGCGAGGCGCGGGCCCGGCACGTGTACGCGGTCCCCGGCGCCGCGGACGACGTCCTCGCGGCGTGGGCGGAGACGCTCGGCAACGCTGCCTGGGTGCTCTCCAGGGACGCGGCGGTGGAGGCCGGCTGGTTCGGGCCACGGGTGCGGCCGGAGCTGCTGGGACGGCTCGGTGACGTGATCGTCGCGGCGGGCCCGGAGACCGCGCTGATCGCGACCGAGCAGGAGCCCCGCGAGTCCCGCCTCGTCGGCCTCCACGGTTCGATCGCGCAGTCCGACCTCGAGGTGCCCCTCCTCCTCGCTCGAGAGGGTCGAAGTGTCGGAGGCACCGCCTAA